Proteins co-encoded in one Brassica rapa cultivar Chiifu-401-42 chromosome A02, CAAS_Brap_v3.01, whole genome shotgun sequence genomic window:
- the LOC117131897 gene encoding uncharacterized protein LOC117131897: MCLNRRADPGYESGAWEFVRCVGADLRESELIICPCIDCRNVARHSASVIVDHLVTRGMDLSYKMREDWYHHGEVMSGTDSRSNGSEKRNEILGLYQAAAFVDEEFLRHGDLSEVAEGEDKAEDEFLAKLADAETPLYPSCANHSKLSAIVSLFRIKTQSGWSDRSFDLLLETLPQMLPEDNVLHTSLYEVKRFLRSFDMGYEKIHACVNDCCLFRKEFEKLDKCPKCNASRWKINLRTGDVKKGIPQKVLRYFPIIPRLKRMFRSEDMSKDLRWHFTNKSTDGKSRHPVDSVTWNQMNDRYPSFAAEERNLRLGLSTDGFNPFNMKNVNYSCWPVLLVIYNMSPEKCMKEENIMLSLLIPGPSQPGNNIDVYLEPLIEDLNHLWEKGESTYDAVNHTTFTLRAMLLWTIQDFPAYGNLAGCKVKGKMGCPVCGKNTDSMWLSNCRKHVYMSHRKGLPPTHPYRGKKAWFDGKAEHGKKGRILSGHNISHILRNYKNDFGNVKVIGRKRKINETVGSDSNTDDESSDSEEEEEAVDEEELSRWKKRSIFFKLPYWEVCF, encoded by the coding sequence ATGTGTCTAAACCGAAGAGCTGATCCTGGTTATGAGAGTGGTGCGTGGGAATTTGTGAGGTGTGTTGGTGCAGATTTGCGAGAGTCTGAGTTGATCATTTGCCCATGTATTGATTGTCGCAACGTAGCTCGTCACTCAGCCAGTGTTATTGTGGATCATCTAGTAACAAGAGGAATGGATTTGAGTTACAAGATGAGGGAGGATTGGTATCACCATGGAGAAGTAATGTCAGGGACTGACAGTAGAAGCAATGGAAGTGAGAAGAGGAATGAGATTTTAGGGTTATACCAAGCAGCTGCCTTTGTTGATGAAGAGTTTCTTAGGCATGGTGACTTAAGTGAGGTTGCTGAAGGTGAAGATAAGGCAGAAGATGAGTTTCTTGCTAAGCTAGCCGATGCAGAAACACCTCTGTATCCAAGTTGTGCTAACCACAGCAAGCTCTCTGCAATTGTTTCACTCTTTAGGATAAAGACACAGAGTGGTTGGTCTGATAGAAGCTTCGATCTGCTGCTTGAGACTTTGCCACAGATGCTACCCGAGGATAATGTCTTGCACACGTCCTTGTACGAAGTGAAGAGGTTTTTGAGATCTTTTGATATGGGTTATGAGAAGATACACGCCTGTGTGAATGACTGCTGTCTATTCAGAAAGGAGTTTGAGAAGCTAGACAAATGTCCGAAATGCAATGCTTCAAGATGGAAGATTAACTTGCGCACAGGTGATGTGAAGAAAGGTATTCCACAGAAAGTTCTAAGGTATTTTCCCATAATCCCACGGCTGAAGAGGATGTTCAGGTCAGAGGACATGTCAAAGGACTTGAGGTGGCATTTTACTAATAAGAGCACTGATGGAAAAAGCAGACATCCGGTTGATTCTGTTACTTGGAATCAAATGAATGACAGATACCCTTCATTTGCCGCTGAAGAAAGAAATCTTCGGCTTGGGCTGTCCACAGATGGGTTCAATCCTTTCAACATGAAGAATGTGAACTACAGCTGTTGGCCTGTTTTGCTTGTCATTTACAACATGTCACCTGAAAAGTGTATGAAGGAGGAGAACATCATGTTGTCGTTGCTGATTCCTGGTCCAAGCCAACCTGGTAACAATATTGATGTGTACTTAGAACCGCTTATAGAGGATCTAAACCACCTGTGGGAAAAAGGAGAGTCAACGTATGATGCAGTCAACCACACCACTTTCACATTAAGAGCTATGCTTCTCTGGACTATTCaggattttccagcatatgggaATCTTGCAGGCTGCAAAGTAAAGGGCAAAATGGGTTGTCCTGTGTGTGGAAAAAACACAGACAGTATGTGGTTGAGTAACTGCAGGAAGCACGTTTATATGTCCCATCGGAAAGGTCTTCCTCCCACACATCCTTATAGAGGAAAGAAAGCATGGTTTGATGGGAAAGCAGAGCATGGGAAAAAGGGTAGAATTCTGAGTGGTCATAACATAAGCCATATACTTAGAAATTACAAGAATGATTTTGGAAATGTGAAAGTAATTGGTAGGAAGAGGAAGATTAATGAGACGGTTGGATCAGACTCCAATACGGATGATGAATCCAGTGAttcagaggaagaggaagaagcagTTGATGAGGAAGAGCTATCTAGATGGAAGAAGCGGTCAATCTTTTTCAAGTTGCCTTATTGGGAAGTATGTTTCTAA